The genomic interval CACCAGTGAGCAGTTCTGCAGGGCTACCTGCAAATCCAGGGTGAAGAAATTCCCCAGGTCATTAACCACAAGCTGCTGTGGTGGCAGGGGATCCTTGTGTGTGAACACAACTCAAcctggctctgcagccaggcagCACCACGGCAGCATGTGAGCCTGCTCCTCCCACAGATTTCCCCAGCCCACAGCACAGAGATGTCCCTGCTGATGAGGATTACAGAGGGTTAATGGAGCATCTCGAGGGCACTGACCACCACCTGTGACTGGGGATTAGCAGAGCAGAGTTGctccagctggaaaaacagGCAGGATGCTGCATCCAGACTTACCTTTGATGTCCAGCTCTTCCTCCATGCTCTGGATGTAGGTGGGTGATTTCTGCTGGACGAAGTAGAGGATCTCAATGGCGTTGGCCATCCAGAAGACGATGTGTTGCAGGTCTGGGAGAAGGTCTGTGATGGTGAAGCGGGACAGGGTGGCAGGGTCCTGGCTGGGGAGACACAGCAGGTGTTacacctgctgctcctcagcatcCCCACTCAGGCTTTTGGGGAGGAAACAGCCAGCCTGGGGCAATGCCAGAGAGCTTTCACATCCCCCCACCCCCAAGGCAACACTCCCCACAGAAGGACCCTTTGCAAGGAAAAGTTCTGTGGTTTCTGCTCTATGGGGTGGCAGAGGGGACCCTGTGGGGACTGGGCTCACCAAGGCCACCTGGCTTTTGTGGGATGCCACTTTTGGGGCAGACTTCCCCTAATAGAGATGAACTGCACCAAATACTTGTGTCTGAAGAGCAGCCCTTCCCCAGAGATATGTGCTCTGGACACTTAAACTCAGCTCacctgccctgggctggtcaaaaataaaataaaaagcatctgCGAAAATTTCTCAACTGCTAAACTGCTTTTTCTTGCTATAGGAAGGGCCTGGGAATCATCCATGAAGTTTATCCTAAAGGAGGGTTCACAGCCAGCACCAACAGTTTCTCCAGATACTGGTTTAGAGATGGCATTTTGGAAATGGCTGGGGAGACAGCTCCTTGTACCACTGTGATTGTCCCAGAATGGCACTGGGATGCTGTGCCACCACCCCTGGATGCACACATGCAGTGCCAGCTCCCTCTCAGCTCCACTGAGCGGTTTCCAGCATGAGGAAGGTCAGGCTCACACATAAGGGACATTCCTACTCTATCACTCAGGGATGAAGCCACAAAGCCTTGGCCAGGTCTTGGATCAGAGAaaaccccagagctgctgcaggtccTGTTCTCTCCTGAGCTTTTCCAAACCCAGACATTCTGTGCAGGCATTGTGGTTAAAGGACCAGAGAGCAGAATGTGTGGGATGTAGTAGGAAAACTCATCATGCATTGCTGCTGACAGGCTGGGAATGTGGTTTTTACCAGCCAGGGACTTCCCTCACTCATGGAGGAAGAACCAGGTTGAATTCTCCCCGTTTTGAGGCAGAACAAGGAGGGTCACACTTACTGCTGAGACTGCTTTTCAGCCAGCTCCCGTGTCCgctcctgggcagggagagaaggggaaagCACGGTGAGAACCAGCGGGATGGGGTGGCCCGAGCATCACCCCCATCAGCACTCGCTGCCACCAGAGCCCAGGCTGAGAATCCCCCAGGGAGGGGCTGAGCAACACCCCCACCCCACAAacaccccatcccaccgctGACTGACCCACACCGTCCTCTGGATCATTTTGGCCGCtttgagcagcagctgcccgaAGTCTCCTGGCTCAAAGTTGGTGGCCGAGTGCTGGatgcagaggcagagcaggaaggcGGGTGTCAGCTTGTGGTCGTCCCCGCCGGGCTCGATCAGGGTCATGATGCGCCGCAGGAGCACATCCTCGGCCGCCGGCTCGAACTCCAGCTGCAGCCGCCTGCGGGGTGTCCTGGGGCCACCGGCGGGCGAGGGGCCCCTCTTCTTGGCAGCCTCCTTGTCCTTCAGCAGGCTGCCACACGCCCCGCACACGTGGGGACCCTCGGGGTGCAGGGCTCGCAGCCTCAGCAGGGTCTGCGCCGGCAGCGGCTGCGCCTTCATGGGGTCCTTGTAGAGGAGCAGGTAGTAGAGGCCGAGGGACAGCAGGTCCCCGTGCCGCAGCACCACCGTCCGGGCCACCTCCGAGAAGTTGACAGAGATGCCAGCGCCGGCGAtgggctccagcaccagctTCTCCTCGGAGCGATGCCGGGAAGGCCGGAGCTTCCTGATGGTGCAGTGCAGGGGCAGGATGTCGGGGGCTGACAGGCTGATGCTGGGCTTGCTCGCCTGCGTCCTCTGGCCCACCGTGTGCTGCTCGCGGTTCAGGAGGTAAACCAGGCTGTCCTGCCAAGCGAGGAGACGCAGCATGAAccggggaggggggagaaggGACCGTCCTCCCTGCCATGCAGTGAGTGCTGCAGCCtccgctgtccccagctgtcccctcgctgtccccagctgtcccctcactgtTCCCAGCTGTCCCCCATGCACCTTTGCATggcaaaaacatttcttttggcaaaaacatttcttttttttttattctcctcGCTGCCAAGCAGGACAGCAGCCTTGGGCTTGGGATCCCTGCCTTGGGCACACCAATAAACGGGTACAAGGACTTTGGGAATGCAGTAAATGGGGCTGCTTTGGGCAGATGGAGCCCTCCTTCAACCTCTCCTCATCCCTTCCgcatctgcttttccttcccaccTTCTCGCCCCAGACTGCAGCGATGCCTGCACCCCCTGCCCGGGGGGACAGTGGGACCCCGGTCAGAGCATccacccctggccctgcctttccctgcagcctccctgcagctcagggTACCACCAGAAaactgcctcagtttccccagcagcaccaacGGGATGCCCGCAGTGCCGGTGTCACCCTGCCAAGGAGCTTGGAACAGCCGAATACTCAAAGGGCACAAAGTAGCCATTAACTGCAAGAGCCGAGCCTGTCCTTTGCAGTTCTCCAAGCGCCTCCAGCAGACGCACTGTTCTCCTTGCAGCCCCTGATCCCATCAGGAAACAGCCGGACAGGGGACGGGGCAGCTCAGCCACCACCCGCAGAACCAGGGCTCCCCCGGGCCggggcagggatgctgctcGGGGATCACCTCGCATCCCTCTGGGGCATCGCAGGGGGTCACGGCTCCTGCCTCCGTGTCCCCCGTActtggggacaggctggggacagactTGAGGACACTGCTGCAAGTCCCAAGCCCGTTTCCTAAAGGATGCTCATCcgcaccaccaccaccacctccctCGACCCCAGCAGCTCCGGCCATGCAAgcagccccgctccccggggctttggggggtgggagggaagCGGGGGGGGTGCGCAGGAGGCGGCGCGGTGCTTACATGCTGCTGGCTGtagccctgcaggagcaggaggtgcgGGGACTGGTAGAGGGAGTACCGCatgctgctgccgccgctccgcgccgccgccgggcTGCCGGGCAGGGTGGAGCAGTGCCTCTGGAGCcgggccccggccccggccccggccccgctccctgCCCGCCGTGCCGGGGTCCCCAGGCTGGTCTCGCTGAGGCTGCGCCGCAGGGCCGGGGGGGGCCCGCGCCGCTcagcccccgccgcccgccgggCCCCCCGCGCCCGGTGCCGCTGCAGCTTCCGCGCTTGGGCGTTGATGCCTGCGGGGATGGGGGGGAGACAGAGCGGCcttcagcccctgcagccccccccGGGAGcacccccgccccgccgcagcacCCCGCGGCCGGAGGGATGCTGCGGCTCCgagcggggatggagcagccGGAGCCCTCCCGGCGCTGCGCACCCACCCTGCCTCGATGTCCCTGCTCCTTTGCCCTCCCCGAAAGGTGACGCCAAGGCACCGGCGCGGAGAGTTTAGTGTCCTAATGCCACCGCTAGAAAAGGGGAtgtcccagccctccctggcCCCCCAAACCTCAGTGAAGGGAGAGCAGCCGGTCCATAGTATCCCTCACCTGCCCTGGCcacactgcagggctggggggagagGAAATCCCTCCGAAAAAGAAATTTCACTCAAtctttgctaaaaaaaaaaaaaaaaagaaaaagcccgGATTCGTCTTTCAGCCCTTCGGCACTCGGTCGCCAGCAGCAAGTGGGAACCGCAGGGATCCCCCCCCAATTCCCCGGAGCATCAGCCAGGCATGGGAGCTGCAGTGGAGcccggctgcagcaggaacaggctGTAATTAACTTCTCCCAAGCATCAATTCGGGCAGAGCTGTCTCTCCGTGAGACAAACAGGAGCCGGAGTGAATGAATAGGCCTGGGCGAGCTGCAAAAGCAGCCCCTCACATGGCACCCCCAGAGCCGGGGGGTCCCCGCGGGTCCCTCCGCGCTGCAAGCGTGGCTTGAGCTCCGCAGGAGAAATGGGAAGTTGTGTGTCCGAGGGGCGATGCTCGTACCTCAGCTGGGCAGCGTCCTGGGAGCCTCCTGGCATTCGGGGAGGAcgaagagaggggaaaaaacctaaAGGATTTTCTTGCAGGAGGAGCAGTGCAGCGCTGTCGGTGCAGCACCGGAGCCAGAGCCCCGCTCCTGGCTCGGCTGACCAGGGAGGAGGCTTTGGACAGAGAGGTTTGGGGACAGccggagggatttggggacggCAAAGCAGAGCCCGGTGCCCAGGGCTGCTTAAAGGGACACTCACAAGCTCAGacccaaaaaaaaattaaaaaatcatctGCCTTATTTGGTGAGGAATGGGCTGCTGgttcagaaatacatttttttgtttgtttgttttaaatggagCGCTCCTTTGCTGGGAAAATCAAagagatggggatggggaggggggtgggacagggagAAAATAGCCCCTGCTGTTTACATGCCTTGGGATTAGGGCAAGGCACAGTCAAAGCCACCCCAAAGTCCCGTGCCCCGTGTCCTTCTTAAAAAGGCAATCGGCCACGGCACGGACGGGACATCCAGGGAGAACCAGAAGCCCACCCAAGCCGCGCTGCTGGGGATGCCAAAGGCCACCCCAAACGTGTCTGCAGGACAGCTCAGCTCCCCCCAGGAGCCCTGACCCCAACCCACAGTGTGGAAATGGGCCAGAGGGAGGAAGGACGGCTGGGACAATGCAGATCCCTGtgggagcaggcagcagtgggGCCGGATCCTGGGGAGCAGCTTCTGCTGAGCTcagtgggacagagcagggCCTGCCAGGACTGGGGTCCCACTGCCTGCAGAGACAGGCCAGCACCAGCCCCTTATCGAGAGGAAAGGAaacttctgtatttattttgtgtaggaaaaagctgctttttccctcCCGATAGAGCCCCCGTCACAGGCTCTCACTATCCCCGGGGCTGAGCTGGAAAGATAAACACAGCTCTTTTCCTGAGTATAACAAAGTTCCTCCATAAAACTGGGTTAggtttttttcatcctttggTACTGTTTTGTCCTCCCAAGCAGGTGCAGGTAACCCCACCCAAAACTCGGTCTGAACATCTCCAGTGCAGCATGaccagggcagaggcagcagctgctgaatcCACATGGAgattgggatgggaacagcATGTAAGGAGTTAAAGAGCATCCACAAATATTACATTTCTCCCTGGATAGCCAGGATTTGGACTGTAGAAAAGGGGGTTCTACTGTCAGGATGTTAGGCCTTGCTAAAGTTTAGGGCTAGACAAGCTCCAATGATCTCAGGCCAAGGGGGAGGTTAACAAGGCTTGGGAAAAAGGATGTACCACTGATAGTGGGCACAAAGAATACAGAATTTACAGGCCACAAGGACATTTGGCAGAACTCCCAAGATAAGGAAGAAACTAATAGAAGCAATTCAGCAACTGTGCTGAATCAGCCCTGACTGGGTAAGAGGCAATTCTGGCAGGGGGAGAATCAAAACCACCAACCCAAGAAACCACCAGCTCAAAACAAGAGTGCTCTCTCTGTcccccctcttttccctctctctctacCTCACATTGATTGCTAATAAAATCTGTATTGTTTACTTCAGCATTTGTCTCCTTTGCACCTCAATTGAGGCAGAGGCATCTCTCACTAATCAGATCCTAACACAGGGCTGGATCTCATCCTCGGGGAGAGCTGGGCACCCCGTGGGCAGCACCCACCAGACCCCACCAAGCTGCTGCCTCTAAACCCATCCTGCAACCCAGGGTGAAAGCTGTTAGTTGTGGTGCCTGGGATCTGCCTCTTTTCCAGCTGAGGAAAGAGGTTCGCTTTTCCTGGCTGAGAAATAAATCAACAAATAACTCTGTGGGCcccaggaaagaagaaatgcttTGAAGATACCCAGGAGGGACTAAGACCAGGCTAGTCCTTCCTAATGTAATTGCTCAGCAGACTCTGCAGGGAATCTTCTCTGCATGCAGTTGTGCTAAGGTATATCAAAGCCAGATCCTCAAAGGCACTTGCCAGAGCATCTTTGAGAATAACAGGCTCAAATCCCAAGTTtctggagctgtgtgtgcagtTCTGCCTCCAGCCTCTTGGGAAAGCTCCACTTAGGATGGGACCTGGTACAAAATGGGATATTTTGGAAAATGAATGTCACTGAGATGCCAAGTGCTGCACCTCCCTCCAGCACCCCACAGTTTGTGGGTGTTTTCCCTACACCTCCATAACTGCTGCCTCTGTGCTCCCCGaaaggagcagggctgagggtAGCAGGGAGAGAAGGGCTCTACCTGTGCTGCTAATTAGTGGCATGAGGAGCCAGCACCATCCTCCCCACTGGGAAGCAGCTAATAAACTAATTAGGATAATGGGTAACTGAGCAGATAAAACTCTTAAGCTATTTGCTGACAGGTCATGGATGGATGAGGAGCCTTTCCCCCAGCCAGTGATGCACCTGCATGACCCCACTGGTCCCAGTCAtcccagtcctgctgctccagcaatGCCCTGTGTGGAGAAGGGCCTGCAGGTATTGCCCTGGGGATGATTTGAGCACccctctgcttttctctgagGGAGCTGCAAGCCTAAAGTCCCTTTATTTTTGCACAGATGTTGTGTTTTCCAcgccagtgcctcaccaccctgggcaggcagctgctgctcagcatgGGGACCTCTGCCAGCCCGAGCCTGGTGACAAGGGTGACCCTGGTGAAGGGCACTCATAGTCAATACCCCCCACAGCAGGAATTTTGTGTCTTTTGGGGTGCTGAGTCACAGGCTGCATCACTCACATTCATTCCTGGCAGTCTGCAGATGAGGCAGGAaaggggggtcccagggccaCCAGCACAGGGTGAGACTGGTGACAGAGCCCCTGGGGCCACCAAAAGAAAGggctgcaggagtgagattttACCAGGTGAGGCAGCTATGGCTGTGTAGTCTGCAGAGCAGACAGCCTGACTGGGTGTAGCTTCTGTCTTGGAAGAGCTTGGTCAGCTATGGAAAATGCCCAAAGGttaaaaaatgaggaatttcCACAGCCCCACCCAGGAGTGCTGAAACAAATGAAGTGATAACGAAAACATAACGGGCTTATCTCCAGATCCAGAGCACAGGATCCTATCAGGAACTGCTCCTCCATCAGAAATGACCGAAGGGTGCCAGTCCCAGGCCAGTTTGACCCGTGCTGGGCAGCCCAgaccctgctgctccccctgccTGTGTGGGAGCCTTGCACTCCCATGGCTCCCATCCCACCCAGGATCCAGGTCGCAGGGAGGAAAGTTGTTTTCTGCATCTGAGGGGGAGGATTTGAGGCCAAGTGGATGTGACCTTGGGCTCTGGCAGGGAGCTGCCACGTGGTGCTGCCCACCATGTGCTGCAACCACCACACAGGGCTCTTGCCCTTCCCTCTATTCAACTGAAGCTGTTTTTAGAGTCACTGCTCTCCCAAAGTGCTTCACATCTCTCTGATCCTGGCTGGAGAAAGAGCTGAAGAGATCAGCAGAGCATCCACCTCCTtggcccaggctctggcagGAGCCACCTCTGTGTCCCACATGTGGGACCACCTGTGGCAtctcctccctgagcagccacagacTGGACATGGTGAGGATGGAGGTAGCCCTGTCTCCTCAAGTACCAGGTGAAATCCCAGTTGAAAATTGCAGCTGGGCAGgctccagctgcctctgctcttccctggaATGCCTGTGGTTGGATTCCCTCACTGTGTGCTCGGGTTCCTTCCAGCCTTTGTTAGGGTGGGTGGGAGAGGAGCTCCCGCCTGGTGTGGGACAGGCTGGACcatttgttctgctgctggtggggcAGAAATTTGGCTCTTCTTTGACAAGCACACAGAGTAATCCTGCATCACCATCAGTTTATTTCTGACAATAACAGCCCTTTGCTGCATGCTCAGGGCCCATCCCAGCAAAACCCTGTGGCTGACACCTCTGGAGCCTGGTCCAGACCCCTCTGTCAGCAGGTCTGACCCAGCAAGCACACTCTACAagtaaaaatctgattttaaaccTTTCTGCCCTCGTCCTCACAGGGCTTTTATCTGAGGGTGGGAGGAGGAAAGCTTCATTACTGTGTGCTGGGGTCGCTTATTAACCTGCTGGTTCCTAATGATGCACTTAtctcctcctgccagccctggcctcCATCAGGCACCGCTGCAGGGGCTCTCCTGCCCTACATTGCTCTCTCTTCATtagcttttcattttccttaatTGCTCCTGCAGATTTGCCTGGGGGGTGAGGCCTGGGGGATACCCAGAGGGAGATGGGGATGCAGGGGAGCAGGGCATTGCTCTGCCAAGCACGAAGCTGGGGTTCTGCTTCACTgatgggaagagcaggaaagcaCTGATGCTCTGGCCTACTGctccccagccatgggcagggttTGTTATTAACCCCTAAACTGGCTGGGGTAAATATTTGAGGTCCCAGATACCAAACTGATGCAGGAGAGCGCCGAGTCCTGCCTCAACACAGGAGCCTTGCAGCTAAAATGTGGAAATGTGGCCACTCTCCCACTTGCACCACCCCCTGCACCCAAACCATGTGTGAAAGCTGCCGGTCTGGGGGTGCATCCCaacccctctccctgccccacacccAGCTCTGACCTGCAGTGGTGGTGTCCACGTCCCTGGCCGCCATCTCCTCCACCTCCGCCCTCCTGCGCAGCTCCAGCCGGCGCGAGAAGCCCTCCCTGGGCTTCCAGAGGTCCTGGATGAGCAGCGGCTTCTCGTGGTCACCCAGGACCCTCAGCCCCTCTGTCTGCCACTGCTTCTCGGGGCCCTGGAAGCGGCCGATGACATCGCAGAGCGCGTACTGCCCGGCGCTGAGCTGGCTCAGCCCGTAGCGCTCCAGGGCCTCCTTCACCAGCTCCCGCGCGCCGGAGCTGCCCGTCACCAGCACGCTCTTGTAGTTGGTGCCCGCGCAGATGTTGCCCCCGAAGATTTTCAGGATGCCAGGGGCCGAGAGCTGGGTGGAGAGCTCGGCCGGGTCGTCCTCAGCGGCGGCCGGGGAGGCGGAGGCTGAGCCGCGGTCCTTGTAGCTCAGGGTGCGGTACAGGACCTGGGAGAAGAGCCGGCTCTGGCGCTTCAGCCGGTTCTTGGACGGCGGAGCCATGGTGGAGGACGGCCCATAAAACATGGTGCGAGAGGTCGTCATGAagcacagctgggcagggaagAGCACAGAGAGGAAGGTGAGCGCTCTGGAGGCCAGATGTGCAGCAGGGGAGAGCGAGCTGGTGG from Poecile atricapillus isolate bPoeAtr1 chromosome 14, bPoeAtr1.hap1, whole genome shotgun sequence carries:
- the RADIL gene encoding ras-associating and dilute domain-containing protein isoform X1; protein product: MEGKKAREKDGKLCFMTTSRTMFYGPSSTMAPPSKNRLKRQSRLFSQVLYRTLSYKDRGSASASPAAAEDDPAELSTQLSAPGILKIFGGNICAGTNYKSVLVTGSSGARELVKEALERYGLSQLSAGQYALCDVIGRFQGPEKQWQTEGLRVLGDHEKPLLIQDLWKPREGFSRRLELRRRAEVEEMAARDVDTTTAGINAQARKLQRHRARGARRAAGAERRGPPPALRRSLSETSLGTPARRAGSGAGAGAGARLQRHCSTLPGSPAAARSGGSSMRYSLYQSPHLLLLQGYSQQHDSLVYLLNREQHTVGQRTQASKPSISLSAPDILPLHCTIRKLRPSRHRSEEKLVLEPIAGAGISVNFSEVARTVVLRHGDLLSLGLYYLLLYKDPMKAQPLPAQTLLRLRALHPEGPHVCGACGSLLKDKEAAKKRGPSPAGGPRTPRRRLQLEFEPAAEDVLLRRIMTLIEPGGDDHKLTPAFLLCLCIQHSATNFEPGDFGQLLLKAAKMIQRTVWERTRELAEKQSQHQDPATLSRFTITDLLPDLQHIVFWMANAIEILYFVQQKSPTYIQSMEEELDIKGSKESLFSSTITASEEAMTVLEEVIMYTFQQCVYYISKCLYVSLPALLECNPFQSECRESWRGTPPLPEELRRVVLIYQAVLDLLHQYEVHAEITSQMFAYLFFFSNTLLFNQLLEKGSSLGCYHWSQGVKLRASVRLLLEWLRSAGFEQLSQQFFAKLASVANLLAMPGSQLVQMTWPSLRAEFPALSPAQLHRVLSQCQAVMDMGCISAWQPSEEESPATFQPDEMLESFDNHPPIILPSGGFKVDLEVETLDDNIYRHLLYIRHFLWSLQSRSPHTSEGPASALPKKEACTTPEVLEVSEGPVAALGSPIAQEDYRSLGGCAEQEGNPQLCLTPSPCEPPAGEPQLQEKLKQLQLGRSPVPKAGTAPTDSSCLLTPPTTPLNFDSGSPGSPQGTGKGPQDPRRNGMNGTKGSTPEGCSPTPYDYPTPESSSRSSATDDFCYVFVVELERGPIGLGMGLIDGVHTPLCSPGIYIRTLIEDSPAAADGRLSIGDRILAVNGTSLIGADYQSAVDLIRSGGKKLRFLVAKSDIEIAKKISSSSSSS
- the RADIL gene encoding ras-associating and dilute domain-containing protein isoform X2, which produces MTTSRTMFYGPSSTMAPPSKNRLKRQSRLFSQVLYRTLSYKDRGSASASPAAAEDDPAELSTQLSAPGILKIFGGNICAGTNYKSVLVTGSSGARELVKEALERYGLSQLSAGQYALCDVIGRFQGPEKQWQTEGLRVLGDHEKPLLIQDLWKPREGFSRRLELRRRAEVEEMAARDVDTTTAGINAQARKLQRHRARGARRAAGAERRGPPPALRRSLSETSLGTPARRAGSGAGAGAGARLQRHCSTLPGSPAAARSGGSSMRYSLYQSPHLLLLQGYSQQHDSLVYLLNREQHTVGQRTQASKPSISLSAPDILPLHCTIRKLRPSRHRSEEKLVLEPIAGAGISVNFSEVARTVVLRHGDLLSLGLYYLLLYKDPMKAQPLPAQTLLRLRALHPEGPHVCGACGSLLKDKEAAKKRGPSPAGGPRTPRRRLQLEFEPAAEDVLLRRIMTLIEPGGDDHKLTPAFLLCLCIQHSATNFEPGDFGQLLLKAAKMIQRTVWERTRELAEKQSQHQDPATLSRFTITDLLPDLQHIVFWMANAIEILYFVQQKSPTYIQSMEEELDIKGSKESLFSSTITASEEAMTVLEEVIMYTFQQCVYYISKCLYVSLPALLECNPFQSECRESWRGTPPLPEELRRVVLIYQAVLDLLHQYEVHAEITSQMFAYLFFFSNTLLFNQLLEKGSSLGCYHWSQGVKLRASVRLLLEWLRSAGFEQLSQQFFAKLASVANLLAMPGSQLVQMTWPSLRAEFPALSPAQLHRVLSQCQAVMDMGCISAWQPSEEESPATFQPDEMLESFDNHPPIILPSGGFKVDLEVETLDDNIYRHLLYIRHFLWSLQSRSPHTSEGPASALPKKEACTTPEVLEVSEGPVAALGSPIAQEDYRSLGGCAEQEGNPQLCLTPSPCEPPAGEPQLQEKLKQLQLGRSPVPKAGTAPTDSSCLLTPPTTPLNFDSGSPGSPQGTGKGPQDPRRNGMNGTKGSTPEGCSPTPYDYPTPESSSRSSATDDFCYVFVVELERGPIGLGMGLIDGVHTPLCSPGIYIRTLIEDSPAAADGRLSIGDRILAVNGTSLIGADYQSAVDLIRSGGKKLRFLVAKSDIEIAKKISSSSSSS